Within the Hevea brasiliensis isolate MT/VB/25A 57/8 chromosome 2, ASM3005281v1, whole genome shotgun sequence genome, the region tagaataaaTCCAATATGGTACAATATTAGTATCGATATGAGATTCATTGAGGGTGCGACAAGGAAGTCACGAAATTAAATGGAATAAATAAAAGGattctaaatatttataaattgagTTACTTTAAAGAAGTTGTAGAAAGATTTCTGAAAAAACTCCCGCCGCGTATAATAAATTAGAGAGTGCCATAAATATTATGCTTAGGGACCTTGGATGACACTAGCTAATTATCACTTTAATttcaatgaattttgatgtaaaatttaagaattaaattgaaattttaaccaaataaattaaaaaaaaagtatgtTAGTTATTTATACTTTTATTGTAATAGTTATAAATTATACCCAGCTCATACCaaaataactaattaattaattcattcatttttatgtaaaatttcattatatataGTTAAATCTAAGAAGAATAATATGTAATAAATGTTTTCAAAGAGTTGTTAGATAAacattggaattttttttttattagaagaTAAACATTAAGATCGTCCTCTTTCAAATTTAATTCTCAAATAGAATTGCACTTCAAATCCCACAAAGATTGGGAAATCAAAAAAGAATAATGTGTAATAATTATTCCAAAAAAATTTTCAGATAAACATGTTTATTaggaacttttttttttatttaaacagaagatAAACATTGAAACTTCATCTTTCAAATCCAATTCTCAGATAGAATTATGTTTAGAATCCCATAAAGATTAGGTAATCACTTAGAATCCCAAAAAGATTAGGAAATAATCCCAAAGTTAGGAAATCAAACACAAACTCGCTCCCTATATATTTCCCCACAATTAAAACCGAAAATCAACATCTATTCTGATAACacagaaaagagagaaaaaaaaaaaacaagaaagaaagagagcaAAAATGGAATCACAACGCAACAAGGAACCACCACTCTGCGCTAATGGCTGTGGCTTCTATGGAACAGTACAGAATCGGAATTTATGCTCCAAGTGTTATGAAGAATACCAACAGCAAGAAGAGAATGCTTCTAGTTTCTTACATGGGAAAGTTAAATGCTCAAGGTTGCTGAAGCATCATCAGCGTAGTATATTACTGACAGAAGTGTCGAATGTCTCTCCAAAATTTAGAAGAGGTGGTAGAAAGGAAAAGGGCTGGGCTTGATCCCTGATAAGGAAGGTACCATTAACTACTAAGCTGGACAAATTgctaaagattgagaaaattttagaaatatgaACTGATACCAGAGTTGTTGTTTGGATATTATAGCTTGTCAAGTTTTCATTTAGTCATCTAGTGGTGGTAACTGTTTTAGGTCAAGGCTCTGTTTCATTTTTATGTTTTCTGTCCTCAGTTGTTTTTGTTGGTTTGATTTTGTGTGGGGTTTGTGGTTGGTGCTCCCTTAGGTTTGGGTGTATGAGGGATTGCCTTGAAAGGTCTTAGTTTGGAGCCCTTCCCTGCCCTCTGTTTCCCTTCCTTTtccattaataaaattttcttttttgcttataaaaaaaataataaaaataaaagcagCGACTTCCTTAATAGCCCAGCTTTCTTTGGCTGCTGAAACTATTGTTGTAGAATCAAGTGATGAAGCTGTTTCAGAAAGCACAAGGAATCGGTGCTAGGATTAATGGGGTTCAACTGACGTTGTGGGAATGTGTTTTAATCAAGCAAATTGATGGCATCAGAAAAACTCATCTTGAAATTTATGGTTGATCAAATACCAGCTTGTCCTTCAATTAGGCTGAGGCAAAAATCTGCGTAGATGACTTTTCTTTCAAACTGTGAAATCCCAGCTAGAGGCCAAAATAAATCTTCCCCAAAGGTAGAAGAAACTAAACAaacctatttaaaaaaaaaattaagaaaattaactaGAAGAAAATTAAGAGAACACAAGAATAAAAGAGGAAAAGGCTGTCGCCAGTCAAACAAAGGCGCCCAGTAGCCCTTGAAatcaagaaaacaaaaaaaaaaaaaaaaaggacctgCAAAGAAAAAACTAAAGAGAGAGCTAGAAAAGAAAGCTTAAACAATATTTTATTGAATTCCTTCAGCTTCGTTGATGCAACCTCCAGGGgatcaaaaacaatttaaaaactGACAGCTTTTAAATTAGAATTTGTTACCCATACTCAAACAGTATTCATAATATTTGGGATGTGGACAAAAATATTGTGAAGCTATGAGAATGATGAGAGGCAAATAGGGAAAATAAGGGAAGAATTGAACAGTTTCATGCATGAGAAGATGACAATTTTTCAATTGTCGTAGCCAATGCAGGTTTTCTTAACCTTATTCTTGTTATAATCAATAGTTTGACCTAAAATATTGCTATAGAAAGTCTTTTGGAAAGCTGCTTTTGAACAACTCTAATTTGGTTTCTATTACTTGTTTATTCACTGAGAAATTCAAGCTCCATTGTTTTAAGGGTAAATTATTTTCACGATCACTTTCACTCAAAAGCTCTTCAAtttgtaaaaaatttaatttttgaatttaattatgatagcAATTAAAGATTTTGGTAAGCAAAGAAATcactatatatttaattaaaaattgtttttctatatatatatatatatatatatatatatatatatatatatggctttGAACTTGGAACGTGTAGAAGAGTGTGGAAATTCTCTCTCTGTTCCCAGGTCATTTTGATATGGTATTTcggttctctctttctctctcggtCTCTCTTTCTTTACTTCAAGttttgaattgaaaattgatagaaattgtttgattgaacttcaagacaGTTGAAGAAGATACCAAGAAGCTCAAGCTCTATTCCTACTGGAGAAGCTCCTGCCCCACCCGCGTTCGGATTGCTCTCAATCTCAAaggttctacttcttcttcttcttcttctttctgttTCATTGATAATAAATGAAgcatttcaatttgatttcattTTTGCAGGCCTAAGCTTTGACTATGTAGCTGTTAACATGGCCAAAGGGGAGCACTTGACTGCTGGTGAGAAACCCATATTTACTTGACAATTTTAAATATTAAGTTTTTAtgtttaaaggaaaaaaaaaaaagaaaaaaattgttggtTGCCTGCAGAATATTTGAAACTCAATCCTCTTGGCTATGTGCCTGTGTTGGTGGATGGTGACACTGTTGTTTTCGACTCTTTTGCCATCTTAATGGtaagtttattttttattattattgtaaactTTTGGGTTAATTCCAGAAACACAACTAAGGTTTTCTATAATAAATATTTTGGTTCTTATTAAGTAGCATCCAAAATGTATTTTGAAGCAAAGGTCAGTAGTGTTTCTTTTTTCACTTTTTGCTACCTTTTTTGCAATTAATCATAAATTTTTATGTTCCTTTCTTTCTCTGTTATTTTTTGGTGGGTTTAAATTGGTAATACATGTGTACAGTATCTCGATGACAAGTATCCACAGCACCCATTGCTGCCTCATGATCTTCAGAAAAAAGCTATTAATTACCAGGTTAAATCGCATTTCTttagcaattaaattgcaaattgTGTATGTCTTATGTGTTTATCTTATGTTAGTATCCTGTTTCTTGATTTACTTGCACTTGACATAGTTTATTTGTCCTTGCCTTTATGTTTTTGCCTCTTTTCACTGCTATAATCGTTTTTCTTTAATCACCTCTGGTGTAGGTAGCAAATATTGTTTCCTCAAGAATACAGCCACTTCAGAATCAACCTATGCTAGTGAGTTTCCAATTGGGATTATTGCATCTAAGTAGCTCAATTAAGAGGAAGTATTGCATCCAATTTTACAAGGTACAACTTAGCAGCCCCATTTGGATTATCTGTGTTTTTCTGGGGTCTCTCTTTTTGCAGAATTTTGTAGAGGGAAAAGTTGGTCTTGATGAGAAGCTTGCTTGGGCTCAATATCACATAGGCAAAGGCTTTGCAGGTAAGATCTACTAAGCCACAGCTGAACACTTCCATCTATTCAAAGCATTTAAATAATAAAGATAGCTGTAAATTTTAAACAGTTGAGTTGTTgataaaaattctgaaaaaaagaaaaaaaaaaatcattggaaaaaaaagaagaagatataAATTCCTTTCTAATTTATAGGTTGGCATAACATATTAGATTTACAATTGATTCACATTTCTGGCGTGTGAAACTTTTTCTGTGACTTCCAATTATCTAAAAGCAAAGACATAAGCTACCTTAAGTTACAATCTTAACACAAATATCCATCTAAGCATCATCATCTTATCAAACTGTTAATTGGACTACTTGTATGGTATTGGCAGACAGACAACAGATACATAATTTCAACTGAACACATGAGAAATGTCTCAAAATATTGGTTTGTGGGACACATTGATTTCAAATCTACACCATGTATCATAAGTCATAGATTTGTCATTGGTAGACCACATCGAGAACATTCTGTGACAAGGTGAATTCtaaaatgattttaataaatcTTTAATAACTAATCTGATTTGACAGTGCAATGCACATATCCACTGAGCATTTCTTAATTGTTAAGTGATGAAGTGAAGAGCTCATATGGATTATTGGATTACCTTTAGTTTTATTGTTTTTGAGAAGCTCAGGGCAGGTGCATACTTTGTTGCTTAATCAGTTGATCATTGTCTTAGCTTTTTCAATAATAAAACTAAACAGTGTTAATATCAGATACAAGTCAATATAGAAGGCCTATAAATTTAGTTATTTTGCATCTAATTCAGCCTTCAAAGAATTCCACTTTTAACATCTGATTGTTTGTGCTTCTTTATCGGAATTTTGGTTTGATTGCTGCTCGTGCCGGTCTCTGCACTTGAGAAGCTGCTGAAAGATCATGCTGGAAGATATGCAACTGGAGATGAAGTTTTCCcggtttattttttattttttattttttattttttttttatgcctCTGTCTTTCTTATAGAATATACAGAATTTTTCTGCACACACTTCTACAAAGATGGGATATAAAGGGTTCTGCCAATCTATCATAATTTTATGAAATGGGAAAATATATCCTACCCACATCTTTTCTGCGAGAGAAGTGTAATGTGGACTTGTTATTTTTGTTACATCATCTGTAGATAGAAAAGGAAAGGTACACAATTCTATGCACAAGTAGAAAGTGATATTTGTCAAGTCAAAAGCTAAAATTTACTGGTACATTATTTATGTAACCGAAGGATTTGTTTGATTAGCACATGCACCAGTGAGGATTACTGATTAGCTAATGGACATATTGACTAAAAAGGAAAAAATTATTTACTGGCTTAAATAATATGAATGGCACCATCTGGTCTCAAAACTTGGATTGAGCTTCTGGGATTACATTATGGAATTGGAGCACTAGAAGTTAGGATTTGACAGGGAGTggtgaaaatttaaattgcatgtggCACAATAATAAACTCATATCTACTATAGAATGACAATTTGTGTTAAATTATTTGGTGATTTGActattttcttgaattttatgTTTGCAGGCAGACATATTTCTAGCAGCACAGATTCATCcagcaattaaaaaattcaatgtAGATATGGTAGTATTCGATTCCCGAGTTCTTGTAGTAGTCATATCAGATTATGATTAAGcggctaatatatatatatatatatatatatatatatatataaaatgaaaattaGTCTGTAATGAAAAGAGAAGAGAAGTAAATTCTACTGTATGAATGAAACTGGAGGGTCTTTGACTTTTAGCTACTAATTTTTGCTGTAAATATCATTGGGGCTTTATCTGTTTTCCGTCACACTCATAGCAACCTTTGGACTCCCTATCTAATTGTTCTGAAGAGTTTCTTCTTCCTCACTTATTTGTGCAGACTCAGTTCCCTCTTCTACTGAGGTTGTATGCAGCATACAATGAGATACAATCCTTCCAGAACGCTATGCCTGAGAAACAGCCAGATACCCCTCCATCCAGCACCAGTTAAATCAATTGTAGATTTTGAAGGTACAAAGAAGAACAGTAGAAGCATAATGAGTAATATGTGGCTGAAAGTGGAGTTTCTAGTTTATTTTCTTTTCTGTTGTGTAATGTGCTTGCAGCAGAATTTTATTGATCCTGAAGTTCTTATTTTGACCAGTTTAACATCAATGATCAAATGAGCACTAATTCCACTTTGTAGGCTATCAATTGTCGAGAATTGAAAGAAATTCTTAGGTAAATTTTTAACTGTTCTTAAATTATGAATGATACGCCATAAATCTATTATAGCCACAtgataaacttttaaatttagtGCCAATCCCTGCCATCTTTAGTCAAGAGTCTAACCATTAGGGGCTAAGGGATTACCCGAGTAGTTCAATCATACCCTCAaaaatttccaaaaaaaaaaaaaaaaagaaaacagaggagaagaaagaaagaaacagaGCTAAGGTTGTATTGGAATCTGGGAGAGCTAACACCAAGGAGGGCCAAGATTATCAAAGGGTAAAATCCATAGCTTCAGCTTTATGACTATGCAGAGGAGTGTGGCAACTCAATAAAGAATGGTAATTAATACATATGCATTAGGCCAGTAAATTTGCTGCCACTTGAAATGGCTTTTGCACCATAACCCGGAGGGAGGTGTCAAAATCCCAATGAATTATTTATTACATATCATCAAGAACTCAAAAACACCACAATGAAACAGAGCGATGTTTAAACTTATAATAAATACACCATTTTGAGTGGCTTTAATGGGATCTTAGAAAATGGAGGAGCAGCCACAGCAGCTAACCTCATAAATCAGCAAAAGCCGCAAAAATATCACCATCTATGTAATCATTATCTACCAAGCTGACCAAAAGGTGGCTGCTCTGCATCTGCAAAAATTTAACATTGTATGGTTAATAAAAATTGAATCCTTGCCAAAAGATCAAGTGTTCATGGGGAGGGCATGCAATTTTTGAAACAAGCTGAAAACGTGTGTACTCAAAATTGTAACAAGATACATCTTCAAGCAATTTTCTGGATGGATCATCCTCTGGGTACAAGGAAGCCCAACCTCTAGACAGGGTTTCAAAAGCCTCATCCTTCCACACATTGAAGCTGGCGGAATCAACCACAGTTGGTTGGATAATCTGTTTTGCTGGGAAGACTCCCAGGTTACCACATTCACATCATTTGGACCGACATTAGAAAGCAAAGTCCCTCCTTTGTTCACAGCTACATAGGTTATTAGAGGGAAGGACTTGCACTTGTCAACAAGAACTTGTAGCTTGTCAGTGGAGCAGAAGAACTCCAAATAAGCTTTCTGATAAACATATCCTTCTGGTCCTCCCCAACCTGCAGGCATAAAGCAAAAGTGGATAAATGAGATGTGTCCTATGTAATTTCACACCCAATTAAAATCTAAGTCTTATTTTCAGAAATATAAAACTCTAAACCCAGTTCCAATTTTCCACCGGGAAATCTGAATCTCATACTGAGAAACAAGATTTGCAACAGAAGAAATTCTAAACCGTTAACAAGAGCACAGGTGCCTTCTCTTAATCAGTAGCATTTAACTTACGAGATGGGCTAGCAGAATGCCCCCTCATTCTTTGAGAATCAGAAAGATTTTTTCAAGTTTGAATTTGTTCATTTGGAATCTGGGTTCTTCtacttcatttttatttatttttattattttttcctctcttttctttttttattcccTTCTGTCATTCCTTAGGTCCCATAGGTTTGATCCTGTAGAATCTATTTCGCAACCCCAAAGAACCCAGGGGAGGGGTGACTCAATGGAGTAACTTTAACATTACACCAAAGCCACCCTCTTATAACAGAACCAAAAAccaaacaaaatttaaaacaCCGCTCAAATCTTAATCATTTTATATATAGCAGCATCCACAATGTGatgattatatttttttattaagaatCCTTCATTGCCTATTGCAATTAAAAATTAAGCAACCCTATATGAATAGGAGGAAAATTTGTGCTGCAAAACCCAACAgaagcacttccaaaattttatGATCATCAAAGTTCAAGTAATATAATGGCCTATATGTTCTTTTGATTTGTCAGGTGCTTTGTACATGTCTTGTAAATTTTTGAAACATGATTCTTGTGGTGTATTAGAGGACATAAAACACATAAGCACGCCTTTTTACTTACCAACAGATGGAGAATCAGATTTTTCCCCATTGACAGCTAGTTGACTATTGATAGTCAAGAATCCCTTCAAATTGATCTTCCCAGTTGTTCATTAATGATCTTTGACTCTGGTTGAAGGCCATCCAATTCTGACCAAGGGATAATTTTCAACTTCCCAAGGCAATGTTTTTTAAATTTCTGATATTCAAAAATTGCAAATGACATGAGCATGTGTTGTCATAATCGACTGGATTAAAAGAAGAAGAGAGCGCAGCTGATAACTTATTATGAGTAGAAAGTACGTCAAGAATATCTTCAATACTATTCAATGGAGTTGCACATTCATCGTGAAGTTTCTTGTCACGGGCATGTGCTTGCATGAACTGCCCAAAAAATTAATGGCTTGAGTTACATAAAGAAGGAAAAATCACAAAGCTAATACTTGAGAGCAATATTGCCACTGGAAGCAATCAAAGAAACTCCTAGCCCTACAACACACCCGTTTGGGATTGCAGTTGGGGGGTTAAAAAAAACACATTTTGAAAAAGCATCATTCTAGCTGCTGTTGGGAAAAAAACTATTCAGTTGTTTTGGTGTTCTAATGACTAAAACatgtcaaatttaattttaaactaatttttatTACCCTCTAACTAATACATTTTAGGAGTTAATTTTCTTAACAGTAACACCAACACCTATGCCAAAGAAATCAATCTCTTAAAATCTACTTGCCCTATCCAGTGACATTACTCACAAGAGCAAAAGTCATGGGGAAGATCAAGTTCAATGGAGGAGGACAAGAGGATGCTTGATGTGAAATCACAAATATAATTGAGTCAAACTAGTCCAACTTAAATCGCAAATTATTCAAATTTGAGTCAAGAATAATTGGACTCAAACTTAAACACCTTTCAAGGTTGGGTTTATGTTTGGTAGATTACTTGGAGAGAGAATACCGACTACTAATACgccaaaataggaaaaaaaaaattctgatcAATTTTTACATACCTGTCCAACATTTGCTTTTTTGCTCTGTTTGGACTATGATGTTGCAGAAGCTCACATATTAAAATGATGGAGATTTGTTAGAGTAAGCCGCTAGGTAGCTATATGTACACATATAAGAAAACCCCCTCTAATATGCATCACTATATTTTGCTATCCCAGTTTCTGTGCCAGAAATGATGCCACAGCAACTCTGCTTTTAGTGAACAAACTAGATCATAAGAATTACACCACATAGATGACAGACGCTATTAAGATAAAATTAATTGTATAAGAAATTTATCAAAAGATTCATATCAACAAATATAGTATAGTGATTGTGCACCTGATAGTTAGTTAAAGCACCATAGGATGGATTGCAAGAATCCTCCCATCGGCCATGTGGGTACTTCTCCGAGCCCATGGTTCTTGATAGTTGATATGTAGCTCTTGGGATGATTAGCCCTATGATCATTGGCTAGAAATATTAGACATTTTAAAACAGGGCTTTTCCTATAATGCCTTCATTAAGTGACAAATCCTGGCCGAAAATACAATATTTCATGTgaattgcataccaaaatattGGATAAACATCTTCCTTTGCACGGAAAACATTTGCAGGGCGTCACCATGGTAATGACCCTGTTATCTTGGACTCATCAATCGAACCAAGATTCTAACATTGAAAGTCCCTAGTTAGACATAAACATAGGCAACTATTTTGAAGATGATTATTATGAACATTTCAAACCTGAATAACGAATTGGACGTAAGAAAGAAACCATTAATACAGCCAATGCTTATTTCTCCGTGTTTAGAGTGTAATGATGCAATATCTTAATGCCATGAGCTAAAATCTTCTTGCACATTTTTGTTCCAAGGTGAATTCCATAGGCTTTGATTGCTTCCTCATTGTCCTTAATAGGCTCCAATGCAGAAGTAACCTCAGCTGGTATCTataatatgtaattaaatgtaattaatatttatgtgGCAGAGCAACCATAAATAACTTTGCATATGCATATTTATATGTCATGGCTCTGAAGAGTTTCTTCTTCATCAATTATTTGTGAAGAATCAGTTCCCTCTTCTACTGAGGTTGTATACAGCATAAAATGAGATACCATCGTTCCATAATGCTATGCCAGAGAAGCAGCCAGATACCCCTCCATCCAGTACCAATTAAATCAATTGTAGATTCTGAAGTTAAAGGTACAACACAGACTAGTAGAAGCATAATGAGTAATATGTAATTGAAAGTTGAGTTTCTAGTTTATTTTCTTTTCTGTTGTGTAAGGTGCTTGTAGCAGAATTTTATTGATCAGGTGGGTGGCAATAAATgactttgtttttatttttatattcctGTAGTTCTTATTTTGACCGGTTTAAGATCAATGATCAAATGTGCACTGATTCCACTTTGTAGGCTATCAATTGTCGACAATTGAAAGAAATTCTTAGGTgaaatttttaactttttcttcAATTATGAATAATATGTTATAAGTCTATTTGTATATTCATGTCCCGTAGTTCTTATTTCTAGTCTAGTCCTCATAGTACTCAAGAGAGTTGTTGGATGGTTCTTGAACAAGAGAAGATGATGAGATTCATGATTCACGTACTTGAGATATGAtattttaaacataaaaataataaatttccaTGATGATTTTTATATGTTCAAGTTCAACTATGTTTTATTTGACCATATAATAAGGAGTAACTGAATAAGAAATAATCAAAGAACCTTGATATAGATAAGTAACACATACATTTCTTGTTTTAGCTGTGTTTTTACTCACACATTAGAAGGGGAAAAAtcacagatttttttttttttaaggtttcATAAATCAAGTTGGTTGTAGAGAAAAGCATAGGAAAATGGATAAGCATTGTTGAAAGGATTACCTAGAGATTGTAATTTTGTGAAACGGATGTTCGCAAGAAGAAAGAAGGCACTTGTGTTTTTATATGGGTGATGAGGATTTGAAAAATATCACAAATTGAGAACGCGACACATAATTGATCATTTTCTCGAGAATGTACTGATCTTTtcctttttgttattttctttatttttcttttctttggggCGTATCTCACATATTCATATgcctatttcttttaaaatatggaattaatttccCCTAAATTAAAAGTTTTGGAGTTATTTAGACCAAAAGATGAATttgggctcatttaacttttgaaAAAAGTTCAAGAACTTATTTAGACTTATTTTGATGAATTTttataaaggaaaaaaattattaatttgcaTAAAAAAAATTGGCAGAAGGCCTATTTTGGCCCTTAAAGTATGGATCAACAGTCAAATAAGTTCTAAAAGTGTTTCAAGGTCCAAACGAgcctttcaaaattttaaaaatgatcaaataagttcttcaaaatttaaaa harbors:
- the LOC131177932 gene encoding glutathione S-transferase zeta class-like; its protein translation is MESQRNKEPPLCANGCGFYGTVQNRNLCSKCYEEYQQQEENASSFLHGKVKCSRLLKHHQRSILLTEVSNTVEEDTKKLKLYSYWRSSCPTRVRIALNLKGLSFDYVAVNMAKGEHLTAEYLKLNPLGYVPVLVDGDTVVFDSFAILMYLDDKYPQHPLLPHDLQKKAINYQVANIVSSRIQPLQNQPMLNFVEGKVGLDEKLAWAQYHIGKGFAALEKLLKDHAGRYATGDEVFPADIFLAAQIHPAIKKFNVDMTQFPLLLRLYAAYNEIQSFQNAMPEKQPDTPPSSTS